DNA from Asterias amurensis chromosome 7, ASM3211899v1:
ATGATCTTATGAGCTCTTACCATTTTTGGCCGCTTTGCCTTTGACCTTTTCTGGTTTTTGCCCCATCATGTACTTGCTTCTTCTCCAGATGGAGATAACCATGAATATATAACACGTGCTGATAATGATCAAGGGGATGTAGAAGAAACCAGAAACCACATATAACGTGTACACCTAAGGAGAAACGAAAAcagattacaaaataaaaaaattacctaCGAAACTAGTGGAACCGTAAAATTAATTAactaaaattaaatagtttGGTATTAACACAGAATGAGAATAGTCGGCGTGATAAGTGTCGACCTTGAACCAACTCAGAGTTGGAGGTATCTCAATAAGGGTCAAGGTACAGGGTTCTTCAACTTATTATTATATTCTCATAGTTGTTATTTATCAACGATACAAGGCATTACAAATATATTTTCAGATGAGCTAAGAGAAACACTGCACAGTTGGCCTAATTACTGTGGTCCGTAGACCTGCCTCCCAACATTAACTttggttgtaaaaaaaaagcaatacaaCGAATAATACAATAGGCACATTATATCAATTTGTGTAAAAAGAGAAACAGGTTGAGTGAACTATAAATAATTACATCATCATGTACAAAATATACATAATAATATTTGGAAAGATTTAGCATAAGATGATTTATACAAAGGCATGTCAAATGAGGACATGTTCCATGGGAGAAATTGCTGACATGGACAGGCTCGGGTGCATTCAAATAATGGGGAAAAATTCCACAGACAGGTTTGTCAACAGTAGAGaacagttcatacttcctgcaaatgcgaatgcgatactaAATGTTGACGTaacagggctgttttcgcagcgaatttTGCACAGGGGTTCAGCACTAGTCAACTGATGCTAATCATTCgttgcaaattattttgtggcgtcaaaattcgtgtcgcattcacaggaagagGGCTTTAAAGACAGAGAACAAATCTTAGAATTATAATGTGTATTCAATTCATATTAACAATTATTTCCATATTGAAAAATGTATGTACAGATgggaacaaataaagttaatGGAACAAAGCTTATTTAAATACCTATAAaagatattttttaatttaagtctgtatccgaattggcgtctACAActgcggctacggctgttgctaagggtgtttctGAGGGTGCCCTACACTTCGACGCATGATGATGCGGATATCTAGCCGTAACCGTAGCTTTAGCTGTAGTCGCTAAATCGGACACGGTATAAGACACGATGAAACAGAGGCAAGAGGCATGAAGGCGTTGAGATCTATCATAGGTAACTGAACTACTACGTGGGAGACATTATTAAGTGTTGACACGTCAACGGGTTAAGAGTCTCTTGATATTTGAGTCCATTTTCATGCAACTCATGTCAAGGGACAAAAATATTGTTGGTTGATATATTTTTCTATAGGATAGTTCGGTTTTTAGACTTTGACCTTTTAGTGATGCTAGTGATGCTACTATACACaccaaaagaaaaacagttgcCGACCTATTTCTATGCCTCGTTTAACCGTCACTAAAAACAGCTACTTCCGTTATCGGTAAATTCGTGAGTTCAACTTTGACCTTTCAGTGGCGGTGCCACACAcctacacacaaatttgtgtcagACCTATTTCCAAAGTCTCGTTTAATCGCCACTAATAACTGCTAAATAGCTACTTCGGTAAATTCGGGAGTTCTTTGACCCGCTGCTACACTCCAAATCAAAAGTGTTCTTTGACCTAATTCTTTCGTTTAATCGccatactaaaaataattatgaatagCACGTATGCGATTGCTAAAATTCTCAGTATTTTTGCCAGATGTTGATGTCGATGAGCACTGAATGATGCGACGAACTCCAACTGAATAAACCTTCTGTTTAGCATGCGTGGGTCCGAAGCATTGTGAATTCTAAGTATTGTTCACTACTGAATCAAGTGGAGACAACATGTTGAAAACATTCTCTTCATATCAAATGAATATCGACCATCGTGGTGAGTTCAAAAAATCTActtttagttttaacatgaCGCCATTCAACAACATACTTCCCCATGGGAGGTATGCATTTAGAGCAAGGCCTACACTTTATTACAGTCGTCATTCGCGGTTACATCGCCGATGCATCCGTTCGTTCGAAAAcatctttgttttttaagtgctaAACAGAAATCCCAAGATATTCGAAGATGGTAGAATGTTACAATGAGTTTGTTTTTAATGCGAAAAGCATAATGTTTTTACTGAATATTGACTGGTTCCAGCGACATAaccattttgtgtgttttactTTAAACTTGTCTGTGAGGTTAATGCCTTCCACGAGTTGAAAGCAAAATCAAAGTACGAGTAACCGTGTGTTTTGAACTAAACTAGAGTGCAAACTATTTTCAGCATGTGTTACGAACTAACAGTGCAATAGACCTTTATGACCTGGTGCAGCTATCTTGAATTTCGCCCACTTATATCaatatagtctggttcctatttgcaaaatacTTTACCAGTATGTTATTCGatatgaggaacatgaccaagatggatgcAGCATGATAAAGTTAGATTCAAcgtgggctacaaaatagacatggggtgcgttttggcggctgtaaccaataattgtttctgacgtcataaccaaaacggtaaccgagctcataactcggttatcgttcagtctgaacagcagaaccaacgaccaacaaccgaaacagattttggttggggtcgccaaaacgcactccagtgTTATCCATCGTGTCGTACAAAAACCCCAGAGAGCTAATACTATAACAATCTTTATAGTGAATGACAAAGGCAAGTGATGATGGTACATGCAATTTGGCTATATACACGCAAACACACAGAGCAAGATTAATTGTGTTTTTAGGACAGTAGCTTAAagtgacacgttgccttggatgcatatggttagaaagatgttgtaaaagtataatacaatgatctacacaaatatgcctcgaaattgcgtggttttccgtttactttgcgaactaacacggtcggccatttaggggagtcaaaaatttgacgacgatgacaatgatctacacaaatatgcctcgaaattgcgtggttttccttttactttgcgaactaacacggtcggccatttatgggagtcaaaaatttgacgacgatgtaaaatgaaaaccacacaatttcgaggcgtatttgtgtggatcgtaatattctacttttacatcatctttctacccaactgcattttataacaaacggttacaaaggcttttctGATAgcccaactcgtccgatccaaggcaacgtgtccctttaataatgATGTTGTAGGCCTACTCCAGGTGACTGCACTGTGTCTGCTCGCACATTGTTTCAACATTGAAGACACATTCTTAGAACATGATCCGGTTTAAAGTATAAGCCAATAAGCCGAAACAAATCCCAGTCCAACAAGGGTGACCTGTTACGGGGACTGAGGGGCAATAGGAAGAACTTCTAAAGGGAGAAATTATAATTATGTGCAAATGGATGTCAttactttttttaatggtttaggtattcatttgaataaaaaaacaaaacaagctgaCACCACTCAATTGACAAAGTTAAGCAATTGAAACAATACGCAGGTAAACGAATGAATCaattacacacacacaaaaacgctTAATATTAACAGAAAAAGAAACCATCAATAAACGGGTAAAAGCGTGCATCAAATACAAACACACAAAAGCACAGTTATTGCgaagaaaaaggaaaatatCAATAAACGGGTAAAAACATACATCAAAATTGTACAAACACACAAAAGCAAATGAAGAAAATAGCAAATATAAATAAACGGGTAAAAGCATATATACACACCCACACGTATAGTTGCAAACTTGCATGTAAAACTAGttttcaaaacaacattttaaagattgGGACAATACCAGGTTAGTCCCTTTGGTAAGACATCTCagtctatagacctttatcatgctgccaccatcttggtcacgttccatgtatccaataacagtaatgaatgctagtATTTATTGCACtgaaaaggaaccagactatttctcctttCAGCCTCTGTTCGGTTACATTGATTTAAATGGGAGAAATCAAGATGACAGATGACCAACATTTTCCTTGAATCCAATAAAAGTAATTAATGCTAGTATTTATTGCACtgaaaaggaaccagactatttctcctttCAGCCTCTGTTTGGTCAcgttgatttgaatgggagaaatcaagatggccgcaccatgataaagatACTATTATAGTTACCTTGTACTGCCAACTTCCAGGGACAAGAGGTGGTGGTATACAATGGGTTTTCCCCCAACTATCAACTGCCGCCTCGAAAACAATTGCAGATGGTATAGAGGCGAACAACGGGGCGATCCACGCCGTCACCGCCATCAAATTCGCCCTCTTACCTACCATTAAGAAAAATACAGACAGTATAATTTCAGAATATTTTGGATTTTGCTCAGGGCTGTCttttataaaatgtaaataCCATCTCTCTTGGTTGATTTCCAGCGCGTCTTTAGGCAATGCTAATACGGTTTTCAATATGGCTGACATAGTTACTATCCTTTTATCAAATCTATTTTATATCTAGAAAATATCCCCAGGGAGAAAAATGCCAAAGGGCGAAATGGCAACGTTTTTTTCTGTCTCGGAAAAGGGACTTATTTTGGTTTGCAGCAAGGGTAGACGTCATTGTGGGCCGGGTATTGGCATTCAGTGaagttatttgtttatttaagcCTGACTTGGTTATTCCCTTATTTCGTTTATAAATATACCCTGATCTCTTTTCATGTGTTTTGTGGGTCGTCTATAAACTTCGCTCTGATTAAAGAGTCACATTGGTCTAGACTTTGGTGACATTTATAACGCCCGATGTTGTTTCCCTTTATAACTAGACATCCACACTGTATTTTCAACGTAAAGTATACCGTTCCAAAAGATGGCACTGTTTTGGGGATATCACCACCAAAAACGGGATATCACCACCAATTTGAAGTGGCTATGGCCACACAGGAACAATAATCCGTTtgtggaatacacaatctgagaaacgtttttaTGCCCAGATACTTTTTTCCCCAGATATAATTGTTGTTGaatccctttctctaaaaccactCGTTTCTCAACATCTTATACATTATTaatagctgcagtgcttcttaatttattattgcaagtaataaccaaataatataatataccCTCCCTTAATAATGACTAACATTAACACTCATTTCCACACTGAAAGTTGTTTCAACGTAGAACGttaaaatattgttattaaCAAGTTTTTGACTTTTCGAACCTGTcatttatttgaattgattaATGATTGTTGGatacaataatacaatacaTTAGGAAAACGGAACTATACAAATTCGTTAATTTTAATTCCTGAGGtatcagcagccgatttcacgaaacgctaggcttaatcctatctcgagttaggacgagtaacccgtcctaacataggatgggttcaatgcgtcctacgtcttttaatacggaacttaactcgtcctaagtcctaagattaatcataagataggaagagtttggtgaaatcgaccactGGAACACTACAACAATTTCAAAGCCACATTCTTTTGATAAAACTTACCACTTCCAGAAAAATCCATCGGGAATACAATGGCAAAAAACCGGTCCAGACTCAGGGCAACCAGTTGAAATGACGATGCGTTTATAACATATGCCTAGAAATAAATCGACAAATATTAAAGGAGACTTAAATTGCAGGCTcaagattgaaaacaaaatttgaacctTAAAGTTTGTATATGCCACATCTATCAATTAGAGACAGGATTAAATGCACAGAAATACGAAAGACAAATTGAGTGAGAGACATCCGAGGGACAATAAAACCAGCTAAATAGAAATGGGCCGGACACACTGCCTGAAAAATGACAATGTGGACAACAAGAATAATGGATTGGCAACCAAGGCCAGGAAAAAGGAgaagaggtagacagagaagaaatTGGAGAGATGATATCAGGGTATTATGCACGAACAATATTGACCAGAACtgcaataaatataaataaatggcATGAGGAGAGCTATACACTGGATGAacacagcttaaaggcactggacactattggtaattactcaaaatgattattggcATACAAACTGacatggtaacaagcaatggatatttgttgaaagtataaaacattgtgagaaacggcttccttcgaagtaaggtagttttcggaaaaaaagtaatttttccactaAAAATATTTGGATTGATACCGACACCTCCTAATTAAAtattgaggtcctgaaatcaagcatcggaaaacacacaacttcgtgtgacaaggtttgtttttcttccactattatctcacaacttcgagacgaccaattgagatcaaattttcacatgtttttcttttgtgcatatgtcgagatacattaagtgagatgACTTGTCTTGGACAATTACAAAAGTTGTTCAGTGTTTTAATATGACGATGAAAATGTCGTAATGCATTCATGCTCACAGATAAATCAAGTACCACGGTCACAACGCAGAAACATTATATCGTCATGTAAACACAGCCTTAAATATTGGAGCATAGTTCGGCCAAAAGTCGTTAGTGTTCTGTTAAACATGTGCTAAAATAATATAACATATCAAGTAATAACGCACAAGGACAACATGACTGGGTAGATTTAgatggggatttgaaccaaggatctccggattaacgtgttCTATCAACTGAACAATCAATCCCTACATTTGCGGTCTCTCAAATTTTTTAAGTTGCCGATCAGTACGCTCTGATTGTCCTCAGAGaacctgaagacaatcagagcatactgatcgaaacgttgagatgTTAACCAGCGGGTCTTTTTAGacccaacactactcaaaaaagaTCTTCAAAttgttgttaccgcaaacctctctttgtTATAATTCACCATGCGAAGTTCCAATCATACTTCTTTGAATATATTCAAATGTTGGAATAGAAACACCTTATTTGAATACTTCCAAACAGTCATAAAAATGACAATACCCAAAACTTAAAAATGACAACCTAGTGGGGCAGCCACGCAAAACAAAGTctcaaacaatttatttaaaaacatcaaacttGAACATAATGAGATTAATACACCAACCTGTGAGAAGCGAATGATTTTACAGAAGACCATCCCGCCATAAAACTCTCCCAGGTATCTGTACAGCACTTCGTAGCCATTGTTGACGATACCAACCAaaagatctgagtaaattattAAATGGGAACACAGCAGTGTGGATTTCAGAAAATGTTCGATTACGAAGAACCATATAAGAATGCATTATTTTAGTCTCAGACGCAATGAAGacacacaacaaaaaaaaattaaaaaaaataaaaaatcattaaaTCAATGTCCATGAGTTTATATGCGGTTTATGAACAAAAAGGGCAGAACGATCATCTTTTTTGACGAAAACAAAAATCCTTCGTTTAAAAATAGTTGTCTAAGTCAAGGAAGACACAAGAAGATAACGATCAAACATCAAAAGTGTTGCAATGCTCAACAGAACAACGATCAGTAGCATTATAACGTCATTATGAGTATGCACATAATAGGAACAAGCAATGCAGAACGAAACataattttaaaggcatttCTTTGATTATGTACCATTGCGAAGAACCTCATAGCAATGACTTAatctcattaaaacaaaatacatgatCAATCAACAAGAATGCTCAAcaagaaaataatacaaatatcatGAGCATACAAACAATACAATTGTTAATAATTAGGAATGCACATTGAGAATAACAAACGCGGAACAAAAAGCTTTGTTGACAAACACAAATTACACGTTTCAAAATAGATTTCAATGCAAGTCTTTCAGAGGGCGTGACTCGTCTGAAAGCCAAGTTTGTTCTCTGAATGCGAAGCGggttttgacgtcacagggtCCTTTTCCGCTGCTAAATCTCTCgtaagagttaaaggcagtggacactattggtaattgtcaaagactagccttcacagtaggtgtatctcaacatatgcataaaataacaaacctgtgaaaatttgagctcaatcggtcatcgaacttgcgagataataatgaaagaacaaaacgcccttgtcacacgaagttgtgtgcgtttagatggttgatttcgagacctcaagttctaaatctgaggtctcgaaatcaaattcatggaaaattacttcttgctcggaaactatggcacttcagagggagccgtttctcacaatgttttataccatcaacctctccccattacttgtcaccaagaaagttttatgctaataattattttgagtaattactaatagtgtgcactgcctttaacacaaggCAACCAATGTGAACTATTCCTTGCGAgactgtgacgtcaacattagTATCGCAtccgcattcgcaggaagtatgaatcgggctttATTTACCTGATGCGGCAAGATGGGCGACGAAGAAGTTGAGTCTAGACTTCTTGTGTCTGATGACGTAGACAGCTAGGAGTACAGTGGAGTTACCAATCACAGTTAGGGCGAACAGAACCCAGAGCACAATCAGCTGGAACCCCTGCAATTAGGTTAAGTATGTAATATTGCCAAGGTTATTAAAGGTAGGCACTATTAATAATGGTTAGCATGGAAGCTTTTTTTGGTAACTAGCAACTAGCtcttgatagtatgaaacattgtgagaaacggatccctctgaagtaacgtatagtttttttgaaaaaagagaGTAATTCTCACACAaaatttattgttaatttgagaagacttcaggcctgaagccttgtaTTGACCtcttgacagttaccaaaagtgtccagtattTTTAGTTACGAAATCTCGGTTGCATCGGGCATTTAACAACCAAAGGTGTAATTCAACTTAGACCGTTTGGCATTCACTGCTCAAATAAGATCATTCGAATTTGCTTGGTTGCAAATATCATTAAATTTGGAACAAGCCATCAGCAAGATAAATCTTTTTCATCAATAACCAAATATCTTTCAAACGTTTGCATCCAAGTTCGTATCTTTGGTACGTGCTTTCCTGTCATCAACTACAgcgcctcagcaagtaatattttaagaaacCATTATCTtcagaccatgtaagtttaatgttaatctgtggccattgtgttttgtgctacAAAACCCTTTAGTTACAACATGAAGAATTTCGCGCTCCGTTtctataacttaaaggcagtggatgctattggtaattactcaaaataattattagcacaacaCCTTTCTTGttgacgattaatggggagagactgatggtataaaacattgtgagaaacggctacctctgaagtgacatagttttcgagagagaagtaattttccacgaatttggtttcgaggcctcagatttagagcttgaggtctcgaaatcaaccatctaaaagcacacaacttcgtgtgacaagggtgtttttttctgtcattatctcgcaacttcgacgaccaattgagctcaaattttcacagatttgttattttatgcgtatgttgagatacaccgtctgtgaatactagtctttgacaattaccaatagtgtccactgcctttaagcaatataGAATAAGTCTGATATTCTTACCCCATAGAATGACAATCTGTTCTCCCCATCACTAAAATAAGTGACGGACGTCGTTGCGTTGGGTGCGCCCTCTAGCGTTGACGGTAATCCAGTCGGAACCATCAGAGTAGAGGCTGTATCGTTCAATGAATATCCCGCCATAACCGAGTCAGTGACTAAGTGGTCATAGGCTGGAATTGTTGCCATGGTTTTTAGGAGTGGGAATAAGCTCCCTTCATTGGTTGTCAGACGAGGGAGATGACGGACTGATAATATCTTTGTTTGAACGCACCAAGGTAAATGTTTAGCAAACGCTGGCTCATCTCGATTTCAAACAGAATACATCTCTATTTCCCACATTGAAGATTTTTCGATTGAAGACGTTGCTGAATGGTTTTTGGATCTTGAAGTCACAGCTTGAACGTTACCCATCTGAAAAGAAGATAAAGACAAAATGAGAATTGAGTTGATCAGTTCATCTGCTAAGTCGTtagatgtttttaaaactttgctaAAGACCCATCTTTTTATTTGTAATTAAAACCTGTTTCACTGACTGTGTATAGTTTCTGTGTAATTTTCCGCATTTACATGTAAGTAtgtaattttaactttttagtGTAAAGAGTAATTTTTCAGATCCTTTAGTtgtttgtagtatttttaaTGGTTTCATTTAATATACGTGTAGGTAACAGCTGGTCTGGCctaatttttataattatttgttttgggaTTTAATTGGGGAATTTAGGCctataagttttgttttcttgtaatgcttttcattttgctgttaagcgctttgaggaatgtcaattcatattgcgctatataaatactgttttattattattattattatctgtgtAGAAATGGTAaccagaaaataaaaaatattttattcaatttCGTTTGAATTGAATGGTGAGCTGCATCGGCATTTAACATCAGCCGAAAGGctttttattcaatttaaaCCGTTTTCCTACTCACTGgtcaaattaaaaagttaatttgtaGTAGTCTGGTCGCAAATTATAAGTCCATTTCGAGAAAGCCAACAGCAAGACCATTGATTTTCATAACTgcccccttttttattttatagaaaacaTCATTCAAACGTTTGCATTCAAGTGTCTCTTTTGTATGTGCTTTTTGATGCATGATTTGCCTGCTATAAAAGTTATTCATAGCAGGCAAATCATGCAAATCAAAAAACACACAtaccaaataaacaaatttgaatgcAAACGTTTGAATGATGCTcttttgtgttcattttttgCTCTGAATGAATATAaagaaatataatttatttttaccgATCTTA
Protein-coding regions in this window:
- the LOC139939875 gene encoding neuropeptide S receptor-like, whose protein sequence is MATIPAYDHLVTDSVMAGYSLNDTASTLMVPTGLPSTLEGAPNATTSVTYFSDGENRLSFYGGFQLIVLWVLFALTVIGNSTVLLAVYVIRHKKSRLNFFVAHLAASDLLVGIVNNGYEVLYRYLGEFYGGMVFCKIIRFSQAYVINASSFQLVALSLDRFFAIVFPMDFSGSGKRANLMAVTAWIAPLFASIPSAIVFEAAVDSWGKTHCIPPPLVPGSWQYKVYTLYVVSGFFYIPLIIISTCYIFMVISIWRRSKYMMGQKPEKVKGKAAKNASKEKEPMKHRASSRGLIPKAKIKTLKMTVSIIVAFIVCWCPFSVFYTLDAFGVIFIDEANLNTAFRASAFIQNLPFLNSAINPFIYGMFSTNICQELRRFSVINWMATKLRCCKSWRPSRYGRSTTLRTDTNLTDMSEGASGTHRGHTRPLYVYTPGRTSNSDHSRDLSNSAM